In Flavobacterium lacustre, a genomic segment contains:
- a CDS encoding carbonic anhydrase: MDIKQIFENNRNWIAKQLLADENYFDTLAKGQSPEFLYIGCSDSRVSAEELMGLQPGEVFVHRNIANMIPNTDLNSMSVINYAVMHLKVNHIVVCGHYGCGGVHAAMQQSDLGILNPWLRNIRDVYRIHRKELDSISDEGEKYKRLVELNVQEQCINVIKTAEVQKANTERNLKVYGWIFDIHTGKLVDLKIDFDEILKDITKIYKITN; the protein is encoded by the coding sequence ATGGACATCAAACAAATTTTCGAAAACAACCGAAATTGGATTGCCAAACAACTACTGGCAGATGAAAATTATTTTGACACATTAGCCAAAGGACAATCACCTGAATTTCTATATATTGGCTGTTCAGACAGTCGTGTTTCAGCCGAAGAACTAATGGGTTTACAACCGGGAGAGGTTTTTGTACACCGCAATATTGCCAATATGATTCCGAATACCGACCTCAATTCGATGTCAGTTATCAATTATGCCGTGATGCATCTAAAGGTGAATCATATCGTCGTTTGCGGACATTATGGTTGTGGCGGTGTTCATGCTGCCATGCAACAATCAGACTTAGGTATTTTAAATCCTTGGTTAAGAAACATTCGGGATGTGTACCGAATTCACAGAAAAGAACTTGATTCGATATCAGACGAAGGCGAAAAATACAAACGATTAGTAGAATTGAATGTGCAGGAACAATGCATCAATGTCATTAAAACTGCCGAAGTTCAAAAAGCAAATACAGAACGGAATTTAAAAGTTTATGGTTGGATTTTTGATATTCATACCGGAAAATTAGTCGACCTAAAAATAGATTTTGATGAGATATTAAAAGACATTACAAAGATTTACAAAATAACAAACTAA
- a CDS encoding O-methyltransferase produces MLFQIKSYLQFLWHSKNEHAVHSPFVFSLLTKCFYDKKSKSEYSILKSYRQSLLENKNTIEVTDFGAGSKVFKSNTREINKIAKTAGISPKRAELLFRITNYFQPDSILEIGTSLGLATVALSLGNPKATLTTLEGCPNTMAIAKNQLQVLNINTVKSIVTEFSEYFKTQSTKPKAQNLIYFDGNHSKIATLAYFEALLPTITNESVWIFDDIHWSPDMEEAWEIIKKHPKVAVTIDTFQWGLVFFRREQEKEHFIIRV; encoded by the coding sequence ATGCTGTTTCAAATAAAATCATACCTACAATTTCTTTGGCACTCCAAAAATGAGCATGCGGTGCATTCGCCTTTTGTATTTAGTTTGTTGACGAAATGTTTTTATGACAAAAAATCGAAATCGGAATATTCAATTCTAAAAAGCTACCGCCAATCCCTTTTAGAAAACAAAAACACGATTGAAGTCACTGATTTTGGTGCGGGTTCCAAAGTTTTTAAATCCAATACCAGAGAAATTAATAAGATTGCCAAAACCGCTGGAATTAGTCCAAAACGTGCCGAATTATTATTTCGAATCACAAATTATTTTCAGCCGGACTCTATTTTAGAAATTGGAACTTCCTTAGGATTGGCAACTGTTGCGCTTTCGTTGGGAAATCCAAAAGCAACCCTTACGACTTTAGAAGGCTGTCCAAATACAATGGCAATTGCAAAAAATCAATTGCAAGTATTGAATATCAATACTGTAAAATCTATTGTAACCGAATTTTCCGAATATTTCAAAACTCAAAGCACAAAACCCAAAGCACAAAACCTAATCTATTTTGATGGCAACCATTCTAAAATTGCCACTTTAGCTTATTTTGAGGCCTTATTGCCAACGATTACCAATGAAAGTGTCTGGATTTTTGATGATATTCATTGGTCGCCTGACATGGAAGAAGCTTGGGAAATTATAAAAAAACATCCAAAAGTGGCTGTCACTATTGATACGTTTCAATGGGGGCTGGTATTTTTCAGAAGAGAACAAGAAAAAGAACATTTTATAATCAGGGTATAG
- a CDS encoding SDR family NAD(P)-dependent oxidoreductase: protein MVNEGIENSTAITSEEIDRCIAILAQLNTDTDQIFEIPKEQRTALIKAAGQFSRPDREEFAKRKKDGKAVAKRKLEKRDRTARKETGIRHAREASVFVAPKLLAMHDLALKEQLELETPRNCYVCKTEFTRLHHFYDTMCTDCGDFNYAKRFQTADVKGQIAVITGSRLKIGYHITLMLLRAGATVIATTRFPVDSALRFAQEADFMDWGHRLKIHGLDLRHIPSVEIFCNFIEQKYERLDILINNAAQTVRRPAGFYTHLMENEERSIASLPKQAQELLLDHTNCLEELKVLTTGASSNQNMPVTWHGPEPGIGLRASAKLSQIPYSFDNALVAQEVFPEGELDADLQQVDLRKINSWRLKLGQIETTEMIEVQLVNSVAPFVLCNRLSEVMKKDNTGKKHIINVSAMEGKFYRDFKEDRHPHTNMAKAALNMLTHTAAGTLAKDGIFMNAVDTGWVTDEDPAELAKRKQEEEDFQPPLDIVDGAARVMDPLFDGINTGKHWCGKFLKDYNPIAW from the coding sequence ATGGTGAATGAAGGAATAGAGAATAGTACTGCCATAACTTCGGAAGAAATTGACCGATGCATTGCTATTTTGGCACAATTGAATACAGATACAGACCAAATATTTGAGATTCCAAAAGAACAACGAACTGCTTTAATCAAAGCGGCAGGGCAGTTTTCTCGTCCGGATCGGGAGGAGTTTGCCAAAAGAAAAAAGGACGGAAAAGCAGTAGCCAAACGAAAATTAGAAAAACGAGACAGAACCGCCCGCAAGGAAACCGGAATTCGTCACGCCCGTGAAGCGAGTGTATTTGTAGCGCCAAAATTATTAGCGATGCATGATCTTGCACTCAAAGAACAATTAGAACTCGAAACGCCCAGAAACTGCTATGTCTGTAAAACCGAGTTTACCAGATTGCATCATTTTTATGATACGATGTGTACGGATTGCGGTGATTTTAATTATGCCAAACGCTTTCAAACCGCCGATGTAAAAGGACAAATCGCAGTCATTACCGGCTCTCGCCTCAAAATTGGGTATCACATTACATTAATGCTTTTGCGTGCTGGGGCAACTGTTATTGCAACGACTCGCTTCCCAGTAGATTCTGCTTTGCGGTTTGCTCAAGAGGCTGATTTTATGGATTGGGGACATCGCTTAAAAATTCACGGACTCGATTTGCGGCACATTCCCAGCGTAGAGATTTTCTGTAATTTTATAGAACAAAAATACGAGCGATTGGATATTCTGATTAATAATGCAGCACAAACAGTGCGAAGACCAGCAGGTTTTTATACGCATTTAATGGAAAACGAAGAACGCTCTATAGCATCTTTGCCCAAGCAAGCGCAAGAATTGTTGTTGGACCACACCAATTGCCTCGAAGAATTAAAAGTACTCACAACAGGCGCTTCTTCTAATCAAAATATGCCGGTGACTTGGCACGGACCGGAACCGGGAATTGGTTTAAGGGCTTCCGCCAAATTGTCCCAGATTCCGTATTCGTTTGATAATGCTTTGGTGGCACAAGAAGTTTTTCCGGAAGGAGAACTCGATGCCGATTTACAGCAAGTCGATTTGCGAAAAATAAACAGCTGGCGTTTGAAGTTGGGTCAAATAGAAACTACCGAAATGATCGAAGTACAACTGGTCAATTCCGTGGCACCTTTTGTGTTATGTAACCGTCTTTCGGAAGTGATGAAAAAGGACAATACAGGTAAAAAACACATCATCAATGTTTCGGCAATGGAAGGGAAGTTTTACCGAGATTTCAAGGAAGACCGTCATCCGCATACTAATATGGCGAAAGCCGCTCTGAATATGTTAACGCACACCGCAGCAGGAACCTTGGCCAAAGACGGAATTTTTATGAATGCTGTTGACACCGGTTGGGTAACCGATGAAGATCCTGCCGAATTAGCCAAAAGAAAACAGGAAGAAGAAGATTTTCAGCCGCCATTAGATATTGTTGATGGTGCAGCACGGGTTATGGATCCCTTGTTTGACGGTATTAATACGGGCAAACATTGGTGTGGAAAGTTCCTCAAAGATTACAATCCGATAGCTTGGTAA